A stretch of DNA from Bacillota bacterium:
TCGGGCAGGACAATCCGGAGGCGAAGCCAACGTCCATGGTGGCCGACTTCGAACTGATCGTGCCCACTCTTGAGGCCGCGCTGGAGGGCCGCCAGATCCAGCCGATGGTCATCGAGCGGGCTCGGCGCCAGGTACGCTGAGTAAGGCCTCGCTTGCGGGTGCGGGGGGTACATCACCGGTGGGTCAACATCTTCGCGTCGGCGTCGTTGGGGCGACGGGGGCCGTGGGGCAGGAGTTTGTGCGGCTTTTCGAGGAGCGCCGCTGGCCTCTGGCAGAGCTGCGGCTGATGGCGTCCGCTGCATCGGCGGGGCGCCGGATCGAGTTCATGGGCGAGAGCCTCAGCGTGGAGCAAGCCTCCGGCGAGCGTTTCGCCAACCTGGACCTGGTCTTTTTCTCCGCGGGGGCTTCGGTGAGCCGGGAACTCGCCCCGAAGGCGGCAGCGCACGGGGCCCTCGTCGTCGACAACTCCAGCGCCTTCCGCATGGACGAGGCGGTGCCGCTGGTCGTGCCCGAGATCAACATGGATGACGCCCGGCACCACCAGGGCATCATCGCCAATCCCAACTGCTCGACGATCATCATGGCGGTGCCGCTGTGGCCGCTGCACCGGGCCGCCACGATCCGCAGGATCGTGGTCTCAACCTACCAGGCGGTGTCGGGGGCCGGCTCGCGCGCCATGGCCGAACTCCTGCAGGAGGTGGATGCCGACCGCCGGGGGGAGCCTTATGAACCGGCCGTCCTCCCGTACGCATCGGCGCCGCGCCACTATCCGATTGCCTTCAACGTCATCCCCCAGGTGGACCGGTTCGATGAGGCGGGCTACACGAAAGAGGAGTGGAAGATGGTGCGCGAGACGCGCAAGATCTTCCACGAGCCCGAGCTTGCCATCACCGCAACCACCGTGCGGGTGCCGGTGCTCCGGTCCCACAGCGAGTCGGTCAACGT
This window harbors:
- a CDS encoding aspartate-semialdehyde dehydrogenase — translated: MGQHLRVGVVGATGAVGQEFVRLFEERRWPLAELRLMASAASAGRRIEFMGESLSVEQASGERFANLDLVFFSAGASVSRELAPKAAAHGALVVDNSSAFRMDEAVPLVVPEINMDDARHHQGIIANPNCSTIIMAVPLWPLHRAATIRRIVVSTYQAVSGAGSRAMAELLQEVDADRRGEPYEPAVLPYASAPRHYPIAFNVIPQVDRFDEAGYTKEEWKMVRETRKIFHEPELAITATTVRVPVLRSHSESVNVEFERPLRPAEARRILESAPGVEVVDDPAEQRYPMPRDWSGRDSVGVGRIRQDLSRPGALNLWLVGDQVRKGAALNAMQIAEALLGIPARGSR